The Bos taurus isolate L1 Dominette 01449 registration number 42190680 breed Hereford chromosome 18, ARS-UCD2.0, whole genome shotgun sequence nucleotide sequence CAAGAACTCAGGTGTGAGGCTGAATGGAGCTCCAGTGACCATGTGGTTCAAGCCACTGCTTTCACACACAGGCACTGTGACCAGGAAGGGCCTGGCTCCCAGGCCCTTGGTGCAGGGAAGCAGCCAGGGCCTCTGAGTCCAGGCTGGCAGAGGAGGGgacctttccctccctcccacctcttcctGTCCCTGTCTACTCACTGGGCCGACGATATCAGAGACGTGGGAGACGGTGGTGCCCGAGGCAGCCCCGAGGTAGAGGACCTTGGCCCCCGGCTTGATGTGGATCTGGTCCACCCCGCCCAGGATCGCCGCTGCCAGCTTGGAACGGAAAGGGTTCCAGGCACGGTACTCAATTTTGTCATCTCCCTCCTGTACCGGAGAGATGGGGACAGAAGTCAGTACCAGGCTCTTCTGCAAGACCCCACGGCTCTTAACTCTAGGGCCCTCAAAAGGGCCTGGGCCCCCAGTCATTGTACGAGAAACAAATGAGTATATACATCTGTGACCACAATGACCACGACAGGCAGGGCCTGCACTCTCATGGGGGTTCCTGACTCAGGGAGAAGGGGCAGTGGCGGGGACAAGATCATCCCAGACAAGAGCAAGGCAAGACCTCTGTGTTCGTTCTACGAGCGCTGCCTGTGCCGGCCCCTAAGCTCAGGCACTGGGCAAACACACCAAAGGGGACACAGGCCTTGCCCTCCAGGAGCGAGGACACGCTGAATGGACACACACGGCACAGGAGCCAGTGACAGGTGCTCAGGAGAAGGGTCAAGCCAGGAAGCGGCGTGTGAAGTCTGGGGAGCAGGGCGAGGGCAGGTGAGGATGAGAAGGCGGTGGCCAGGAGAGCCCGGGAGAAGGAACTGCCGGAAGCTGAGGGCTCACTCAGGTCAATAAGGAAGTGAGTTCCGGGCAGCAGGAAGCCTGCAGAGAGGTCGTGAGGGCTGCTTCTGCTAGACAGGGTGGGGCAAGGGGGCCTTGTGAGGGAGACAAGGTGACAGCTGACCAGAGATGCCTGATAAGGGACTGGCCCTGCCTGGAGCGGGGAGGAGGAGAGTGTTCCAGGCAAGGGGAACGGGGAGGCTGTGGGAGTGGCTAGAAGACACGTGGTTAGGGAGAGAGGGAGATAGCATGTGCAGGGCCCCCCAGTCACAGTGAGgacccaggacttgaacctgaAGCCAGTGCAAAGTCacggaggagggggagaggggagaggagtgtCTGGGGAGAGGAGTGTGTGATCTGACTTGTAGCTTAAGATGATCCCCTGGCTGTCTCGTGTAGGATGAACAGTGTGGGGCAGGGAGACCAGACTGCTGGTGGCCCTGGCGGCTTAGTCAGGCATGGGGTCTCACCGAAATCGAGACTCTCTTCTCTCCGTAAACGGATTCCCCAGGGACCAGGTTCTTGGTGACCAGTGCATCTTCCTTTCCTCGACAAATGAAGACGCCTGGGGGAAGGGGTCAGAGCAGGGTCAACACCCCATCAGGGCACCGCCCCCTCCTAACCCCGGTGGGCTCCCCGCCCTCCTCACTCACCCTCATGTCGATGGGGCTCTACCATCACATTCTTCCCCGACgggtttcctttctttcctccccgACCACGACCCCGGTTGCCACCAGACTGGAACCCGCCACCTACAAGGCCGAGACATGGTGAGAGCTAAACCCCACCGTGCTTccctccccgccccagcccccagccccgggaGAGCCCGGTCCATCacctcttcctccccctcctcgtCCACGGCCCCTgaagcctcctcctcctccaccgcGACCTCGGCCTCCGCCGAAGCCTCCTCGGCCCCCGCCGAAGCCTCCGCGGCCACCACCGCGACCTCCACGGTCACCAAAGCCACCGCGGCCACCGAAGCCACCCCCGCGGGGGCTGAACCCTGTGATGGAAACAGAAATAGGAATCGTCAACAGGGCCATGGAGCTTGAGAAGTTACTTCTACAGCGAGGGACTCTGCTCAGGAGAGAAACGTGTGCACACGCACACTGGGAGAGGTGTCCACACGTGTCCACGGCAGAACCAACAGGACTGACCCGAACGTCCATCAGCAGAAGGGATGAATGAGACTCGACCGTTCACAGCCATCAAAGCAAAAAGGTTAACAGCAACATGGGACAGATAGAAAAATCTCAGAATCCCGGTAAGTGAAAAAGCAAGCCCTAGAAACCCATGTCAGACACaacatcctttttaaaaagtccagCCACAACCAAGACTGAACAGGACTAGGTGTGTAGACCTAGATGATAACCCATGCACTCCTTTCCCCTTACAGAGACAAAAGGATGTGGTAAATGTGAAGCTGACTATTAGGCCTGGGGAGGGTGAAATTATAGGATGAGGATGAGAAGGAAAACGGGTGGAGGCAGAGCACTGTTAATATTCTGCTTTCCTCGGCTGGGGAGTCAATTCACAGGATCTGTTCTGTTTCCAATATTGATTAGTCTGAAAAAGAGTGCATGCCGTGTGTGGCCACGTGCTGTGACAGGAGGGTCCCGCAGGCCCTGAAACTTCTTCACGCTCTCCCACTCAGGACCTTGTGTGTGGCAGAGAAGTGCTAGCCCCAAATCGGTTGGCGGGGGGCGCATTCGGCATCCATCTTTCCCCCTAACTGTTCCCCCTGCTTCTAAACACACACAAGTCTCCCCCAccttggtggtgggggtgggaacGGTGAGGGGGAAGCAAAAACCAAAAATTGTCCTTTATGGATGGGCAACAGCTTATAAGCAGTTTACTTACTTGTCAACATGATGGaaagtttaggggaaaaaaaaattcagagagacTTGATTTTCATCACTTCGGGAGTCAGCAAACACTGCCCAGAGCAATGTCTGAagcagagagatttctcctggtgCTCACAGATTCAGTATCTGACCTCTGCGACGGCTTCTAAAGCTCTGCTGTACTTTCAGAAAAATGGAGTTACCAATCATTTGTGTGAAAATCCGTGGTTTCAAATGACCTCCCTTGATGTAAA carries:
- the FBL gene encoding rRNA 2'-O-methyltransferase fibrillarin, with protein sequence MKPGFSPRGGGFGGRGGFGDRGGRGGGRGGFGGGRGGFGGGRGRGGGGGGFRGRGRGGGGRGGGFQSGGNRGRGRGGKKGNPSGKNVMVEPHRHEGVFICRGKEDALVTKNLVPGESVYGEKRVSISEGDDKIEYRAWNPFRSKLAAAILGGVDQIHIKPGAKVLYLGAASGTTVSHVSDIVGPDGLVYAVEFSHRSGRDLINLAKKRTNIIPVIEDARHPHKYRMLIAMVDVIFADVAQPDQTRIVALNAHTFLRNGGHFVISIKANCIDSTASAEAVFASEVKKMQQENMKPQEQLTLEPYERDHAVVVGVYRPPPKVKN